In one Diceros bicornis minor isolate mBicDic1 chromosome 2, mDicBic1.mat.cur, whole genome shotgun sequence genomic region, the following are encoded:
- the LOC131421399 gene encoding serine/threonine-protein kinase MARK2-like: protein MLPDRVATAAVDVLPHINNYEFIETVGEGGFGTVWLAHHIPTRTEVAVKVIEKKQQTPSRIKKLCREVQILKAVNHPNIVQLLEVIDTEELLLLVMEYVPGGDLDGYIETHRHGYMAEEEARVMFRQLVSAVHYCHQKGIIHRDLKPENILLDEGLNVKLADFGLSTVFLGRKLGSFCGTISYTVPEILLHRKYHGPPVEVRSLGVVLYVMLTGCLPFPGEDVGTLTRQVLRGRIQFPYLAFTPDCIQLLHRMMTFTPSQRITLEDLMNDPWVNMGQEELRPYRELRCDYRDPWVVEEMMNMGFEWGGIRRSLRRRQFDEVMATYLILRSQKPLEEFITVRSRPPPVPNTRRSLQILEVQPEVSAPTGTGSQSARVLPTWFLRADERPEEKQESGLKATEPASPLPSLESRTATPSPAPQRGPGAFPSTHGPGNRGGAPGKTKCPHGGCGSGDSANAGQPDGATLASPSGPSQGRWGAAGRFLNLISRFCFCLPGKKHGKRNRVKPL, encoded by the coding sequence ATGCTTCCGGACCGTGTGGCCACCGCTGCTGTTGACGTGCTGCCCCATATTAACAACTATGAGTTCATTGAGACGGTGGGTGAGGGGGGCTTCGGCACAGTGTGGTTAGCCCACCACATCCCTACCAGGACAGAGGTGGCTGTTAAAGTCATTGAAAAGAAGCAACAGACCCCCTCCAGAATCAAGAAACTTTGCCGTGAAGTGCAGATTCTGAAGGCTGTGAATCATCCGAATATCGTTCAGTTGTTGGAGGTGATTGACACTGAGGAGTTGTTACTCCTCGTTATGGAGTACGTTCCTGGAGGAGACCTGGATGGTTATATAGAAACCCACCGCCACGGCTACATGGCAGAGGAAGAGGCCCGAGTGATGTTCCGGCAGTTGGTTTCTGCCGTCCACTACTGCCACCAGAAAGGCATCATCCACCGGGACCTGAAGCCGGAGAACATTCTTCTGGATGAGGGCCTGAACGTGAAACTCGCAGACTTCGGTCTGAGCACTGTGTTCCTGGGCCGCAAGCTGGGGTCCTTCTGCGGTACCATCTCTTATACCGTCCCAGAAATCTTGCTGCACCGAAAGTACCACGGCCCCCCAGTCGAAGTCCGGAGCCTCGGTGTCGTGCTCTACGTTATGCTCACAGGTTGCCTGCCCTTCCCAGGAGAAGACGTGGGTACACTGACGAGACAGGTACTGAGAGGGCGAATCCAGTTCCCTTATCTAGCCTTCACACCTGACTGTATTCAACTCCTGCACAGAATGATGACCTTCACCCCCAGCCAGAGAATAACTTTAGAGGATCTCATGAACGACCCGTGGGTCAACATGGGCCAGGAGGAACTCAGGCCTTACAGGGAGCTTCGTTGTGATTACAGGGACCCCTGGGTggtagaggaaatgatgaacatgGGCTTCGAGTGGGGCGGGATCCGACGTTCATTAAGAAGAAGGCAGTTTGATGAGGTAATGGCCACGTACCTAATATTAAGGTCTCAGAAACCCCTGGAGGAGTTCATCACTGTAAGGTCCCGCCCCCCACCTGTCCCTAACACCCGGCGTTCTCTCCAGATCCTGGAGGTGCAGCCAGAGGTCTCTGCGCCCACTGGAACCGGCAGTCAGAGTGCGCGGGTTCTGCCCACCTGGTTCCTCAGGGCAGATGAGCGGCCTGAAGAGAAGCAGGAGTCAGGGCTGAAGGCCACAGAGCCTGccagtcccctccccagcctggagTCGAGGACcgccacccccagcccagccccccagcGTGGCCCCGGGGCCTTCCCCTCCACCCACGGCCCCGGCAACCGTGGTGGAGCCCCAGGGAAAACCAAGTGCCCCCACGGTGGGTGCGGCAGTGGAGACTCCGCCAACGCTGGGCAGCCTGATGGGGCGACCCTGGCCTCTCCCTCTGGCCCCAGCCAGGGCCGATGGGGGGCCGCTGGGAGATTCCTAAACTTGATAAGTCGGTTCTGTTTTTGCCTGCCCGGCAAGAAGCATGGCAAACGCAACAGAGTGAAGCCGCTGTGA